CGTCAACGTAtcgtaaccagagtggtattgttcgtttgtaacttgccagggcttgttcctcgatgttttgtATAACTAttacggcaacaacaacggtaCTGGGACTGGgtatgagtgagtgagtgaagaCGTGTGCGTAAGTGCTCCCGCAAATTCGGAATTTTGAGCGACGTTTATGGCCGATTTCTTTAGTAAATTTAAACGAAAGACAAGAGGAAGCAGTAGTGGTAGTAGCGATAACGATTCCTGCACAACTAGAGAGAAGCGTTTTTGTGAGTCTCTTGCTGAAGACATCATTCCGACGGAAGAAGTTGAAGAAGTTGTCTTAGCGTTAGACATGGAAAGACAGCTTTTTTCAGCAAGAAAGAACCGGACAAACTCTTTATCGAAGGACGCTTAAGTACCACTTAAAAGACCTAAATTGCTAGCTTTATGGCcgttttttatttatccttatttCAGTTTTCTTCTTTAGCGGGGGTGTCTAGTTGCAAGTCGAAACAGTACCAATTCCCATGAGCTGCACGTTGGATATAATTATCAGCAGCTTTTGTAATGTTTTATTGTGTTCTGTGTTAACGCTTTCTCTCGGTGTCGCCTGCTACCCTTTTAAACCTCATGGGTTTTCATTGCACTCAATCAATATGCAATTTGGatgtgaaattattattatcataattctAATGCCCTGCACCTTGAAAGGTCATGTTAGCTCCAATCGAGATAAATCACGTAGACTTTAAGATACTCTCGTTGAATGTGCGAGTGCTTCGTTCACCCACAAAGAGAAAAGCTCTCTTCCTTTGGTTGGATCAGCGAAGGTATGATATTGTTTTCCTTCAAGAAACTTATAGTACACCTGACGTCGAGGACATATGGAGGACACAATGGCAGGGtaagctttatttttcacatggTTCCAATTACAGTCGCGGAGTGATGATTCTGACTAGAAGTGACCTAGATTTAAGGTTAAAATCAATAAAGTCGGATGACGATGGTCGTTTTATTATAATGGAGGCCGAAATTCAAGATTCGTCGTTTTTGCTTGTTAATGTTTACGCACCTAATAAAACTCCAGATCAATGTAGCTTTTTTGATAAGCTGAACAACAACATAGAAGAATATGTAGCAAACACGGAACCTAGATTAATTGTTGGAGGGGACTTTAACGTCCCGCTCAATCCTGATTTTGATTATTCTGGTGGGAATTCATCCAGAAAAGACtcagttaaaaatattcaagaccTGGAAACTATAATTGAAACTTAGAAAATACTTTGTTGCAAAAAACTCGCAAATGATCAGGAAGCCAGTTGgaaaactattttattaaattacTTACAGCCAGTTGGAGGTAAAATGATTTTATGTTGTAATTTTGACATTTAAAAACTGCCTATAAGGTTACCAACATTCTATgaagaatgtttgaattgctttGCTAAGTGTTCAGCAGCAAATTATGATTCCATTCATATATCTCACACAGTCGAATCAgtttcaaacattattttatggaacaataaattaatttgcattgatggaaaatccttttattttaaaaagttgcaagaaaaaggtATTCTTAGACTTGGGGACTTACTAGATGAAaataatgattttattattaatagtaAGTTAAGAGAGCTTAATATCTCACCATTGGAAGCTTTTAGGCTTATGTCTGTGATCGACGCCATTCCTTTGAAATGGCGTGAAAAACTCAAAACGTCTGCTTGTGGTATTTGCAACGAACCATTTGTTCTACAGGATCAGTGCAAACTGATTTTAAAGAGCGAAATAGTTCAAATAAAGTCTGTTGTGTCTAAGACTATTAACAAAGAGCTTCGGAGTAGAGTAATCACTCCGCCGACTGCTCAGTTAAGGTTTAATCATCAATTTCCGGGTGACATCTtggattggaaaaaaatatatagccTGCCTTTTCGTGTCACTTCTTACACGAAATTACATGAATTTCAGTACAAAGTCCTGAATAAGTGTCTAACTACAAATGTATTTCTTCATAATATTGGCATTTATCTATCTCCGGCGTGTTCTTTTTGTGGAGATGCGGACGAGACCCTTGAGCACATTCTTGTATATTGTAACTATTCCGAGAGCTTCTGGACAGAAGTCATTAAATGGCTTGGTGATCAAGGTGTTAAGATTCAAAGGCTCTCACTTAAAGATATATTGTTTGGGATCTTCTCTTGCGAAGATGAATTGTATGTAAACCATATCTTGTTGATAGCGAGACAATATCTGTACTCTTGTAGATGCAACAAAAAGTTATCCCGTATTAGGGTATTTATCGCAAAAATTAATATAGTATATCAACTTGAGACAATGATTGCCAAGTCAAACGTTGATCGACTCCCTGTTCACTACTCGAAGTGGggcaaatatgtaaatattttatcaGTCTGATATTCTTGTACCTTGTGTATTGTTCTTAGTCTAATGCGATACTCTTGCTTATGAAAGCGGTGTatgtgtgtgtgcgtgtgtgtgtgtcaTAAGTATAGTATGCATTAAATGAGACTTATGTGGTTTAGTGTAAGGTTCTCTGTGCAGTAGATGTAATtaatatgaaaacaaataaacagtattaaaatacaaaaaaaaaaaaaacaacaacggaaactggTGAACCCATGgctgttccgtgtaactgtttgtagtgtttacCGTTGCACTGAAAGTAGGTAGACGTAAGGAGTTCTTacagtatctactgacgttacgtTACGTtacaggttgtcgaaacgtcagtcaactTCAcgtcaaacagtccttctcaggactacactcacccggacgatcgtgcTTTACTTAATGATGATATAATATTATTGAATGTGATTTCTTAACCTTGAATTAAATGCTGAATGAAAATATTACTTGTTTTGCTGATGTCTGCACTATTGTACGTACAAAAGTTTGGCGTGCTGCATGTGCGAATCTCCTTTTTCCGGAGTTAATTGCTGTAAGTTTACTTTTGCCTGGTGACAGCAATGGAGCTCTCGCAACAGGTATGCAATTCAGTCTTTTTACTACTCGAGTCATCATTCAGAACTCGAGTAAGGTAGGATTACGTGGTCATTTCAGTGATACAATTAAACATGCATTTCCGTGATGCGATGCTGTATCTCCCACTGATCACTGAAGGTTCTTCCCTTACCCCACAATACGTGGATCTTGATGCAATGAGCACGTACGagtgaaaaaataacaaacaaataaaccaaAAGGCAGTAAATTATTTTCTGAAGTACACTGTTACTTTTACTATTCCGCCATGGAATGTTGACTGGTGACAGACAGGATCAAGAATTGTCACTACTATTGCACCTGACCTCGAACACAAACAGAGTTTAatgaaattggaaaaaaaatgtgattGTTTCCATTCACTTCGTATAATATATAGaattagccaagcctaaaggcggagctcccggcctgtttttaattttactggctgtaggattagtgaaaataaaaggctttggaactgtccgccttttggttttcccggatataattgcttaattatgtaacattttcttcgctgcctaactagtgaattccacggttaatttcacctgaaaaaccaactcatcgcatgaatcacgaagggatgagtgtgatatcggttttttccagcgcaatctactgtcgaattcaccagttaggcaatcaatttttcttaaatcgcgagagtttgaaaagaaaacgaacaaatcctcagcaagcgaacagaaaaggaaagaagccatttcagagtcgactgtcaaacgccagcgaataggaatctcactaaaattagaaatcacagacgtactatagctcgtggtgtgacagatcgtctttgtcggttcaaggttaAACAAGGAGTTTTGttcatgtactttatttattcactttatctcagaaaacgagatcatttagaattcgatgtatttcattgaaagaCGCCGGCTTGggttagaaccagaatcggctagaaaggacaaacttcaaacaagatctccaacaaattacctgtacgtgctctaaacaaacttctgaaaacacaagctggtgatatttctctttatacgtttacgagaactcattgcgattacatgtttagaacataagtgcaaaattcttgtcactatcgaggcacatcgaaggagtaaaaaaacttcttgttcgctcgcattttaaggccaaacaaaccagcaacagatcgattatttctgtccaaaaaaattacagatgattgttattttattccagttaacaatagcaaaggaaacaaagtaaacagtaaaaaaggaaaaaacgactaaaccacgttttagaaatatgcatccacttgaaataactcatccggcgaagaaataacaaacggtttactgtccaagaaaagaatttgtggagtaacttcttccaccaagtttaagctattactggtgtaccgttttgtcgttctcgttctctttctctcttctttcgtttctgttcttgagacataggccgtccaggcatcatgcaaccttagaagattcgaaattaaaaatcttaagacataccaaaaactgcaattcagagcacaaagcagccctaaacaaattaaaaataaacactcagccttaagtttatatccctccaatgcttgacttgaataactacagctatattatgttaaacatGGATTGGAACCAGCGAGAAATGCAAGGAAaatacattttccaaaccgtacctggggcccgtttcttgaaGGTCcggaaaacttttcgggccagaaaagccatttgtgaaaatgctaaccgcttattttggagagccgatcttttaacgtgttttgaaggtaacaaaaagaagaataactgtaaagtttgacgacttaaatcctctccgttcttgagatacaaagggaattgtgacacccgaaaatggcccgtaaattTTCGTgagtttcgagaaacgagccccggaacacgaaaagcattgactgtcaagagctttgctgacgtaccatggctgtgtagccgcgtcgagccacagaaagagcgcgaaaaattaagcctcgttcaggtgtgagtgtgagtgtctgacctgacttgagcctgcgatccaatcaacaaccagtcctgggtcagcggtcaacttaaaaaaaaaaacagttgaccTCGATAAgttctaacttgagcccgcgatatggtcaagtAATACTGggcagcggataccttgttttgatagatgTCAATTGAcgataacatggatgtccaatatcaaagatgtatgctgtaaaatagctatagtgtaaactggagtattgcctcctcaatgagctttaaacttgagcccatggtatggttacgtgatactggtcagcggataccttgttttgataggtgtcaattgaccataacattgatgaccaatatgaaagatgtatgctgtaaaactagctatagtgtaaactgcAGTATTGCCTCCTCAattagctctaaacttgagctcgtgatatggttacgtgatactggtcacattggcatacatgaaggggcggacggacggacggacgtttatgacgtcatggctaatatatagatttagccaaccctaaaagcggagctcccagcttgtctattcttactggctgtaggattagtgaaaataaaaggctttgggaCTGTcggccttttggttttcccggatattgcttaattatgtaatattttcttcgctgcctaactagtgaattccacggttaattttacctgaaaaaccgactgatcgcatgaatcacgaaggtaTGAgtatgatatcggtttttatAAGAAACCAAGCAAATTCGGTTACTGTCGAATTCACAATTTAGGcaatttatttttcttgaatcgcaagagtttgaaaagaaaacaagcaaatcctcagcaagcaaacggaaaaggaaagaagccatttcagagtcgactgtcaaaagccagcgaataggaatcacgttacacttagaaatcacagacgtactttagctcgtgatgtgacagatcgtactttatttattccacttttcctctgaaaacgagatcatttacattttggtgtatttcattgaaacacgccggcttggcttagaaccagaatcggctagaaaggacaaactttaaACAAGATCTCCTACAAACTACCtttacgtgctctaaacaaacttctgaaaacacaagctgatgatatttctccttactttttacgagaactcgttgtgattacatgtttagaacataagtgcaaaattttcttgtcactgtcgaggcacatcgaaaaacagttaggcaagcggagtaaaaaacttcttgttcgctcgcattttaaagccaaacaaaccagcaacagatcgattatttctttccaaaaagagtacaaatgattgttatttaattgcagttaacaataaaaattcgagtttcattcctgagcaaaggaaaaaacgactaaaccacgttttagaactatgcatccacttgaaataactcatcttgcgtagaaataacaaacggtttattgtcaaagaaaagaatttgtggagtaacttcttccaacaaCTTTAAGCtgttactggtgtaccgttttgtcgttctctctttctctctttttccgtttctgttcttctgtcataggccgacCAGGCATcctgcaaccttagtagattcaaaattaaaattcttaagacataccaaaaactgcaattcagagcaaaaagcaacactaaacaaattaaaaataaacactcagctttaagtttatatcgctccaatgcttgacttggataactacgtagccacgaCACCACTTTGTCAGAAAAAGTACCGAAGGGGCAACAAAGTAGAGCGCAAGAAGCAGTTGACCATGTTTCCAACTGGTCAACGGAAAATTTATTCCAGCTAAATCTTGAGAAGACTAAAGAGCTCACAATCACCTTCCGTCGTTCCCCGGAACATTTCGACCCAGTAACAGTTGATGGGATACAGATTCAAGAAACGACTTCCAGCAAGCTTCTCGGCCTTATCATTAACAACACACTAACATGGAACGATCATGTTGATAGTTTAATTAAGAAGGCAGCTAGGAAAATTTATTTCCTCGTGCAACTTAAACGGGCGCGCGTCCCAGCTGAGGATCTTGTCGCTTACTACTGCGCATGTATTAGATCTTCTCTTGACTACGCTTGTCCAGTTTTTCATTATTCTCTACCTCAGTATTTACAGTCGGAGTTAGAAAGTGTTCAGAAAAGAGCTCTGGCGTGTGTTTTTCCTAGAATGCCGTACAGGGAAGCTTTAGAGCGCGCTTGTTTGACCTCTATCAGGGAACACCACGAAGACATTACAAAGTCTCTATTTAGATCAATCAGCGAGAATCAGAACAGTAAATTACATCATCTAATTCCAGAAGCCTACAGCCCTCATTATAATTTTAGGCGCCAAAGAACGTATAATGTACCAGCAGCCAAGACAAAGCGTTTCGCTAATTCGTTTTTCGTGAAGTGTGCGGCTGAAACCAACTCAAGTTTGAGATGAATGAGAACTTTTTAATAGAATTTTAAGCcattatatttacatttatatttataaTTGTATTAGTTTTGTAGCTTGTAAATAATTACGCAATTCAGTATTTTACTGCGATGTGATTTAATAATAAACCAGTCTCTCTTTGGCCAGTCTCTCTCtcccagtgtgtcctgaccacagctatattatgttaagcCTGGACTGAagccagcgaaaaatgcaagaaaaatatattttccaaaccgtacctgaacacgaaaagcatcgactgtcaagagcttttgttgacgtagcaagGCTGTGTAGCCACatcaagccacagaaagagcgcgaaaaattaagcctcgctcaggtgtgtgtgtgtgtgtgtctgaccttgcttgagcccgtgatccaatcaacaaccagtccctggtcagcggtcaacttcaaaaaaacagctgacctcgataaggtccaacttgagcctgcgatatggtcacgtaatactggtcagcggataccttgttttgacaggtgtcaattgaccataacattgatgtccaatatcaaagatgtatgctgtaaactattGTAGTTACATTGTCAAGttgagtattgcctcctggatgagctctaaacttgagcctgtgatatggttatgtgtaatggtcacattggcatacatgaaggggcggacgggtggacggacgtacggacgttcatgacgtcatggctataaaatcaaattttctcacatatcCATGggtaccatattttcttaactatggtgctccgcgagtgcgcctttggcgcgcgcggagctctgctataaaaccaaattttctcacatcaatgggttaccatattttcttagctatggtgctatTAAGTATTCGCCTATTGTTCAAGGAATGATGTTTATCTTAACTTGGGTTGTCTTACTCATTGCCTTTTTTCTGGTGTTTCAAACTGGTATTTTTCTGATTTCTTTACAAATTCAACCTTTCTCATTTCCACCTTTACCCACCTATGACAGACACGTTGATACGTTGGACATAAACAGTGATTCTCTCACTTCCTTCGGTTTGTTTCATGGAACATTCGTAAACTCCCTTATCTTGCGGCCAAACTGTATTGATCTGCAAACTGCCATCTGACGACTGTGTGAATCTCTCATCCTCCAAGAGTAGGCTATCGTTTTTGCTCCATTCAAATTGAGGAGGAGGATTTCCTTCTGCAGTACAACTTATTTTGCAAGGTTTGCCATGTATAAGTTTTTGTTGTGGGCTTTCCTTTTTGAATTGGGCTAAAAAAAAAGTGAGTGCTGTGTAGATTATCACAGTTATGAAGCAACTTGGTCCGTTACGAAAGAAGTCTGTAACAATCCAGTCTTAAACAGGACTTAAGAGCCAATTTCTGTAAATATCAAGAATCCGTGGTCACTCGTCAAATTTcgaatttcttcatattttgtcTAAAAAACACCTATAGTAAGTTATTTTCGAAAAATAGTATCCAAAGATCTCGAAgcgcttattttttttttctaaaatcgAGGGAAGTTCCAAAAACGACATCTTAGCTCCTGTCACTTCTGAAAATATAGTAAAATGGTGAATTTTGTTATTGCTCGTGTACATAAACGCAATCACAGCTTTCAATGCAAGTTGGGCATATCATAACACATTTCTTGGTCTTTCTATAACATAAACGTATTTCGAAAAAGCTGCTAGTAAACATCTGTTTTTGGCTGTTACAAATACCGTAGTACAAACGGTTGAGCGAGTGAGTCAATTTTATCTAAATTGCACACCTTTAAAAGCCTACCGGTACATCTAATTTGAAGTTGAAAGTAATATTTCGTTAAAGTGCATTATTTGTGCTATGCTGTGTTAAAATTTCTTCCGCGTCCTGACAAAAGTGTCCCGTCAAGAGAAGGAAAAGTGAAGTAAATTTTTGCATCGCGACCATTCTTGAAAACACGGAACTTGCCTACTTCGAACCACGGCCTCGTCAAGAACCGAAACTGTGCCAacgaaaatacttttttcgctATTCTGAACGCCCAAAGATTACTGTACTATGATAAGATTGCTGGAGAGTGATAACCTTCAACTTAAGTTTTGGCAAGGGTAAAGTGGGTGatgaaatattgtttgttgtgTAACTCTATGCTGATCGGTACGGGGATTTCCAAACGACGTTACACTCGATGAAAACTGCTCTTTTCTAtcagctatatatatatgtatatatgatGCGATGATATCAATTTCGATTTAGCAACCATTTTAGGGTGCAGAAACCTCTCTGTGTATACCCCTAAGGGAAATTTGTTACATTTATTGCTTGACGTGACCTCAAGTAGATTAAGGCCTGGGTCAGGAGCCCTATCGCTTAAGCTTAATTCCCACTTGATGAATTTCAGCTCCACCCTGACTAAAATGTTTGTATACAAGTCAGTGATACAGAGAGTCCGTACATTGAACTTTGCTAACGCCTCGAATACAGAAtagtcaggaaaaaaaaaacggaaggCCTGAGCAAACATTGCTAACCCTCTGATGAAATCCAAATTTGATGTTCTGATTTTGCTCCGCACCTTAAATAGAAAAGAATTCAACAGACCTTTAAAAATTGTTGTAACTCTCGATCAGAGTGACAAATTTACTCACTtattcaaaatcaaatttttaaaTGTAGGGTTCTGCATCTGTGTGCACTTAATGTTGAGGTCTGCCGCCAAATTTAATGGCTAAATGACCAGGACACTGATACTTGGAGGTTCCAAAGAGAACCTGCCAgattcaaataattttattttctttattttatgaaGGCTCAGGTTAGGAGCATTTTATTCTGTACTTTTTCATTACCTTACTTTTATGGTTCTGCATACCATAAAACGTACTACATCCCTAATGGTTATTttgataattaataataatttcatatttaccaataataaattaaaattgtttattGGTAAATGTAATAAGCCAATAATGATAAAACAGGGCATATTGTTCTAGCAGCTTCATCAACTGTTTAAGTGTTAAGTGCTGACTCTTACACTACTGCCTTCATATATTTATATCTTTCTCCAtactctaataataataataataataatatacaactttattatttatcacATAAAATTTACACAAGCATTTTTATCagctaaaaaaaaactattgacttatttcattaaaaaaaaggtagaaaacattttcttcCAATGTTACTTATAGTAAAACCGTAAAAACATTACTGTGTTTGTTGCATGAAAACTTCAATCCCTCAGAATCAACATTGATAACGCAAAAACTGAATACGATAATAGGATGTAAGATATTAACCTCAAATATGGAAATCTACCacgaaaaacgataaaaagtaagACATAAAATATCGCCCTCAATGTTTTCAACGAATATTTGCGTGTCCTCTCTCGATGTCAAAGTCAATGTCCGGCAATTCTAGATGGATCCTCCTCTTCGCTCGCGAACCTCTCAAACATAGTAATGCTGATCTCAGCAACGCAAAAGACACCCTAGCCCTAATCCAGGACATGGTAGTCGCGTAGCTTTGCCCCTTCTTTGCAGCAAGTAATTCAGCAAGCCTGCTGTGGTATAGCTTACATTCTGGCGCCATTCCACCTGTCGTACTAAAAACTAATGGCGTGAATGTAGCTTGCTCCACTTCTAGAACTCGGCTAGCGTACTGGCGCTTCTTCTCAGTTTCATGTTGCCTGTAAATCTGGTTTAGATCCATATCCCTGTAAGAGTCTTCATTTGGGTGGCAAATTCTTACATCGAAGAAAGCGGACCTCTGCCTTTCCCAGAATCCCCTTGCTACAATATCCAGTCGCGCATCTGGTGCGGTGTTGGCCCCCCTATTCAGCTCTTCTCCTGTGATGTcttgtaaaactggttcagtttCAACGCCATTGCACACCATGCGAAGCATTTGCGCCTGCAGATTCCTCAGTTCATTATGGCGTTGGATGACAAAACCGCCCCTTTTGCATATCATAGCGTGATCCACATTAAAGTGGTCCCCGCAAACACAAACAGAGGGCATATCAGGTACGTCCCAGTCATATCTCAGTTTCACCGCATCTCGAAATTCACTCTTATTTAGGTCAAAGTTCATATCTCTAATTGGCACAACAGTAAGCCAACTAGAAGCACCTTTCTGAGTTGCAAGGTCCACAGCTCTCAGAGTTTTTCCAGAAACGGAGCCCTTCACCTGATCAAGTTTCTCTTTCAGATATCGATTCTTCACTTGGGACATCTCTCGTTGCGCAGCCTGTATTTCACTTTCGTCTGGTGGCTCGTGCACctgtgattttattcgttgggCTAATGGTCCAGAGATCTTAGCAGATGCTACATACTCTGAAGCTGCTTCTTGACTTGGATTTGTTAGGCCCATACCTCCCATTCGCACCGGAAGGGCCAGCAGCTCCCGTTCACCTTGTGTACAATAGTGCCCTGTGATGGACGGTATGAGGACATCAGCTATTGCGCGCTCTAGAGGTGCTAGTAGATCTTCTAAATCAGGCAGGGTCCTCAGAAAGTACATCCAGCGATGTTTTAATCCATAAGTGAACGCTGCGTAGCAAGCCTGGGGCTGCGACAAAGCAAACTCTGCCAATTTTGTCACCTGTCCCACCCATTCCTCAACTTTACCGTTAACGTATTGCTTAAGATAGGATCTGGAGCCCAGCGCTGCACCCAGGTGCTTCCGACCTTCTGTGGTGATGTTGATTGCCGTTTCTTCAAAGATGCTCCTAGCGGTCTCCTCCTTATCAGGCTTTGTAACAAGCCAGCATTTTCCAGCATTAGGATAGTATCCTAAGTCCGGTCCGGCCACTGTCAACTCATCCCACCACACCTTGATGTTCTGTATTGATCCACACCCAGTCGCATCATCTGCAAACCAGCATTGTTTGACTTGACTAACTGCCCGTAGACGAGAGATCAGCGGCTGTAGACTGAAGGCATACAAGCACATAGCTAAGGGATCGCCTTGCGTTGTACCCTCCGCAGAAACAAGCTCTTTACCCCCCGTTACAAATAGTCGCGCTGATGCTCGATAGGTATTGATTGCAAATATAGCTACCGCTGGGCAAACAATCCTGATATTGTGAAGGGCGGCAGCTCGATTTAGTGAGTTGAATGCATTTGACGCATCCACTAGGAGCACTGCATCGGTTTCCTCGTGCTGGAATAAGCTGTTCATTGCGTGGACTGCGGCCTCACTCCCGGATTTGTGTCCAGCGCAAACCTGAAGCGAGCCACTCGACTCTAGAATATCTTGTTTCACAACCTTTGTCACGcactttccaataattcttctGATTACTTCCCCCACACCTATTGGCCGGACTTCACCGTTACCCTTATCCAATGGGATAAGACGACTCGCTAGAATCGGTTCAATAGTCGCGGGATCAATGTACTCTGGGCACAATCGGCGAGTCAGAGTTGCAAGAGCATCGCACAAATTAGAGGCAGACTTCTTGAATGATTTGCTAGCAAGAATCCTTTGAAAGCCATTTGCGTCCACATTTGAGGGACCTCcagctccttttgttcttagTGCTGCTTCTCTAATCATCTCGCCAGTTATCTCATTATAAACTGACTCGTGAACCTCATCAACTGGGCCAAAAAGCAACGATCCCAGCTTTGCTGGTTGCGCTTTTGGGTGCTTCTCATGCAGTTGCTTCATAACGTCATCATTCAGAGACAACACACCTCCACAGCCATC
Above is a window of Montipora foliosa isolate CH-2021 unplaced genomic scaffold, ASM3666993v2 scaffold_425, whole genome shotgun sequence DNA encoding:
- the LOC137988698 gene encoding uncharacterized protein, encoding MAVVQSRVLAKFSSVKMQFKEWEQCFFRDNECKGPTLNDIRTDERGLTSSNLNNKNVKLVPSHNKYSNVNLINPNELCPVNEKNILLGEGSYGRCFVRQYTRLNIQVVKKQSLINDTRELLKEAQTLQALTHKNTPTIIGVHIPKKPISLITEFKGEKDTSVTISKLLSSENDYETVQNVRASLTKRDWLIISHDLTEALSHIHSKGFPHCDLKSNNVLVSEKHGYIIDFGKACDSSFPPSKKYTVHYLHIAPEVLGGSPFSRASDIFSLGKILFKVGFKYDIPLLISTAHKCLDASPARRPTTTDGTDFGQKCQDDTLTEYWQGSQNANFPPNDSLDLHTNPPLVSGEHQDIERDETIDENLFAEVPGSFPEFSTVDTPQTIVWGQSEGKVITVSSSEIINAYNEITSWRKNIFLVPYGKIGREFIDQITKHINDWNNSTEGHHIALKAAFVLLALALQKPSQKSKARDHQECLAKRLALWKDGKIAELLREGRSVQKRLVRSHQKKDPPHKAKIFAKLVMEGQINSALRYLTDDGCGGVLSLNDDVMKQLHEKHPKAQPAKLGSLLFGPVDEVHESVYNEITGEMIREAALRTKGAGGPSNVDANGFQRILASKSFKKSASNLCDALATLTRRLCPEYIDPATIEPILASRLIPLDKGNGEVRPIGVGEVIRRIIGKCVTKVVKQDILESSGSLQVCAGHKSGSEAAVHAMNSLFQHEETDAVLLVDASNAFNSLNRAAALHNIRIVCPAVAIFAINTYRASARLFVTGGKELVSAEGTTQGDPLAMCLYAFSLQPLISRLRAVSQVKQCWFADDATGCGSIQNIKVWWDELTVAGPDLGYYPNAGKCWLVTKPDKEETARSIFEETAINITTEGRKHLGAALGSRSYLKQYVNGKVEEWVGQVTKLAEFALSQPQACYAAFTYGLKHRWMYFLRTLPDLEDLLAPLERAIADVLIPSITGHYCTQGERELLALPVRMGGMGLTNPSQEAASEYVASAKISGPLAQRIKSQVHEPPDESEIQAAQREMSQVKNRYLKEKLDQVKGSVSGKTLRAVDLATQKGASSWLTVVPIRDMNFDLNKSEFRDAVKLRYDWDVPDMPSVCVCGDHFNVDHAMICKRGGFVIQRHNELRNLQAQMLRMVCNGVETEPVLQDITGEELNRGANTAPDARLDIVARGFWERQRSAFFDVRICHPNEDSYRDMDLNQIYRQHETEKKRQYASRVLEVEQATFTPLVFSTTGGMAPECKLYHSRLAELLAAKKGQSYATTMSWIRARVSFALLRSALLCLRGSRAKRRIHLELPDIDFDIERGHANIR